The nucleotide window ACAAACCCCGCTAGAGTCACACAGGTATATGCCGCTTACAGCTGATACCTCCAAGGAACCCTTTCTACGAGATAACTTCTCAAAGTCTGCCCGGACATTTGGAAAACCTGTTCCACCAAGTGACATCCTGAAGAGTAGATCTGCTTTTCTGTCTTCAAGTGCAGCGGCGAAGTCAAGGTCCTCATTTCTGACCAAGTCCAAGGTGGACATGAGGACGGGTTTCATGAGGCTCCTGTCCCGACCAACACCGGGTGAACTTGACTTGAAGTACCACCGTGAGTCCCAGGAAAACAGTGCCAAAGGTAGACGGAGTAGGGATGCCTCAGGACCCGATCCAGATAAGTTAAGTATGACTGAGATCATGCGAATGTTGAAAAGCAAATCCGAGACTGGGAAACGTACGATACTGGATGCCCGAAACACTGATGGCTGCCAAGAACCCAACACTACCTCCCGACCTGACGATGATGGTGGGAAGGGTGTGAATGTGCCAACTCAAAGCAGCTCCCGTCTACAAAAACCAACATCGAAAGCTTTGAACTACACGCACGAGAGATGTGATGTGGTGGGATGTGAACCACCGCTTGTTTCAAGCAGAAACAGAAAGCACAAACTCAGGCTGCAGGCTCTGTACTCGCAACAGCATCAATGTCAAGCAAGGGGAACAGTATCCAGTGAAGTCATCACGCAGGGTCGACCATGGAGGGACCACGACCGACGGGTTGTCGACAGGATCAGTCAAAGACTTTCCCCACCGCGCAACGAGGTGTCGACAC belongs to Asterias rubens chromosome 6, eAstRub1.3, whole genome shotgun sequence and includes:
- the LOC117291930 gene encoding uncharacterized protein LOC117291930; this translates as MPLTADTSKEPFLRDNFSKSARTFGKPVPPSDILKSRSAFLSSSAAAKSRSSFLTKSKVDMRTGFMRLLSRPTPGELDLKYHRESQENSAKGRRSRDASGPDPDKLSMTEIMRMLKSKSETGKRTILDARNTDGCQEPNTTSRPDDDGGKGVNVPTQSSSRLQKPTSKALNYTHERCDVVGCEPPLVSSRNRKHKLRLQALYSQQHQCQARGTVSSEVITQGRPWRDHDRRVVDRISQRLSPPRNEVSTRVNNLSLDSLDDDGALSSCHSESCSDCWSSRSSDSGDRNTPRSTAALLLQQNHQKERHHCRTCTGRKGREHRRSSRPVRHISSGTHPTTNSEEMDNWDPLGPSHHRVEFAEYINIIHPMRPPANSPVSVVSEDEYELMNMDEETDQWSMSYRTKGASSISCLAKGKVRIESDGESKAKINIFLPQMK